The following are encoded together in the Lathyrus oleraceus cultivar Zhongwan6 chromosome 3, CAAS_Psat_ZW6_1.0, whole genome shotgun sequence genome:
- the LOC127125496 gene encoding probable fructokinase-6, chloroplastic, which yields MLADILKENNVNNQGMRFDPGARTALAFVTLRSDGEREFMFYRNPSADMLLQEDELDLDLIRKAKIFHYGSISLITEPCKSAHIAAAKAAKDFGVFLSYDPNLRLPLWPSADSAREGILSIWETADIIKISEEEISFLTNGENPYDDAVVRKLFHPNLKLLLVTEGSEGCRYYTKEFSGRVKGMKVDAVDTTGAGDAFVAGILSQLATDLSLLHKEEQLRDSLKFANACGALTVTERGAIPALPTKETVLNALLEPVL from the exons ATGCTTGCTGATATACTCAAGGAAAATAATGTAAACAACCAAGGGATGCGTTTTGACCCTGGTGCACGTACCGCCTTAGCATTTGTTACACTGAGGAGTGACGGAGAGCGAGAGTTCATGTTTTATCGTAATCCCAGTGCTGATATGCTGCTCCAAGAAGATGAACTAGACTTGGACTTAATCAGAAAG GCCAAGATCTTTCATTACGGGTCGATCAGTCTTATAACAGAACCATGCAAATCGGCACATATAGCTGCTGCAAAGGCAGCAAAAGATTTCGGCGTATTTCTGTCTTATGACCCTAACCTGCGGCTTCCTTTATGGCCTTCTGCAGATAGTGCTAGAGAAGGGATTCTGAGTATATGGGAGACTGCAGATATCATCAAG ATAAGTGAAGAAGAGATTTCATTTCTTACAAATGGTGAAAATCCATACGATGACGCCGTTGTACGAAAACTTTTCCATCCAAACCTCAAGCTACTGCTTGTTACTGAAGGTTCAGAAGGCTGCAGATATTACACCAAG GAGTTTAGTGGTAGAGTGAAGGGAATGAAGGTGGATGCAGTTGACACAACCGGAGCTGGTGACGCGTTTGTGGCCGGAATATTATCACAATTAGCTACAGATCTTTCATTACTTCAC AAAGAGGAACAACTGAGAGATTCTCTCAAGTTTGCCAATGCTTGTGGTGCATTGACTGTGACTGAGAGAGGTGCAATACCTGCATTGCCCACAAAAGAAACTGTTCTGAATGCCCTGCTTGAACCTGTATTGTAA
- the LOC127129823 gene encoding sulfate transporter 3.1 encodes MLLTEVYIDTVGDPGKYEAKMSKNFPSIKFVVAKKADSLYPVVSGASIAAKVTRDRAVRPYMSTAIKTGLITGIIALAEGIAVGRSFAMFKNYHIDGNKEMIAIGTMNIFGSLTSCYLTTGPFSCSAVNYNAGCKTAASNIVMSIAVMLTLLFLTPLFHYTPLVVLSAIIVSAMLGLIDYQAAIHLWKIDKFDFLVCFSAYIGVVFGSVEIGLVLAVAISVLRVLLFIARPRTFVLGNIPNSSAYRNVEHYPNAHHVPGILILEIDAPIYFANASYLRERITRWINEEEEKIKGAGSTSLQYVIVDMTAVANIDTSGISMLEEFKKTVDRKGLQLVLVNPGSEVTKKLNKSKFLDEIGHKWVYVTVEEAVGVCSSFMLHTQKANPMKDESEGLNNV; translated from the exons ATGCTTTTAACCGAG GTTTATATTGATACGGTCGGAGATCCAGGGAAATATGAGGCAAAAATGTCTAAAAATTTCCCATCTATCAAATTTGTGGTTGCTAAGAAAGCTGATAGTCTTTATCCTGTTGTCAGTGGTGCAAGTATAGCTGCAAAG GTTACGAGGGACCGAGCTGTAAGACCTTATATGAGCACAGCCATCAAAACTGGACTCATCACTGGTATAATAGCTCTTGCA GAAGGAATAGCAGTAGGAAGAAGCTTTGCAATGTTCAAGAATTACCATATTGATGGCAATAAAGAAATGATAGCTATTGGCACCATGAATATTTTTGGTTCACTAACCTCTTGCTACCTCACAACAG GACCGTTTTCTTGTTCGGCTGTGAATTACAATGCTGGTTGCAAAACTGCTGCATCAAACATTGTAATGTCAATAGCAGTGATGTTGACATTGTTATTCCTAACACCTTTGTTCCATTACACTCCTCTAGTGGTGTTATCCGCCATAATCGTATCTGCAATGCTTGGACTCATAGATTATCAAGCCGCAATCCATTTGTGGAAAATCGATAAATTTGATTTTCTAGTATGTTTCAGTGCGTATATTGGAGTTGTCTTTGGCAGTGTTGAAATTGGCTTAGTACTAGCA GTTGCAATATCTGTACTCAGAGTACTTTTATTTATAGCAAGGCCTAGAACATTTGTTTTAGGAAACATTCCGAATTCATCGGCATACAGAAATGTAGAACATTATCCAAATGCACATCATGTTCCTGGAATACTAATTCTTGAAATTGACGCGCCGATTTACTTTGCAAATGCAAGCTATTTAAGAGAGAG GATTACAAGGTGGATTAATGAAGAGGAAGAGAAAATTAAAGGTGCAGGAAGTACTAGTTTGCAGTATGTTATAGTGGATATGACAG CTGTTGCGAACATTGATACAAGTGGAATAAGCATGCTTGAAGAGTTCAAGAAGACGGTCGACAGAAAAGGACTACAA CTCGTTTTGGTCAATCCGGGAAGCGAGGTGACGAAGAAGCTGAACAAATCAAAGTTCCTAGATGAAATAGGACACAAATGGGTTTATGTGACAGTTGAAGAGGCTGTTGGAGTATGCAGCAGCTTCATGCTTCATACACAAAAGGCTAACCCCATGAAAGATGAATCAGAAGGTTTGAATAATGTGTGA